DNA from Leptospira bandrabouensis:
CGTAATTAAATCGATTCCCACATTTAAGGAAGGATTACAAAAAAAACTCTATATGTTGTTTTTAGATTTTTTACATAGTTTACAAAACATAGAAAAAACAAGGAACTTCAATGTTTTTAAAAACTATTCTTTAGATGGACTCTCTGAACTTTTTTTATATGTGCAATCTAAACACAAGTTAAAGAAACCAATTCGTATCAGTGTGGTTGGAACCAATGGAAAAGGATCTACTTCCCATTACCTTGCATCACTTTTGTCCATTCTTGGATACAAAACTGGACTTTACACTTCCCCCCACCTTTTGACACCACTAGAACGATTTCAAATCTTTGTAGATGGAAAACCTCAGGTTCCTAAAGAAGAGGTAGTAAATTCGTTTTTTAAGAATACAATCCTTCCTGATTTAGAAAAATTTAAATCACTTTCCTATTTTGAATTTTTAACCATTTTTTCTTATCTCTATTTTGCAAAAGAAAATACAGATTTCGAAATTTGGGAAGCAGGACTTGGAGGAAGACTTGACGCCACAAAACTCTTGTATGCCGACCATGTTATACTTACTAAAATTGGTTTGGATCATTCTGAAATTTTAGGAAATACCAAGGAAAAAATTTGTTTGGAGAAACTAGGAATCCTAACAGACACTTGTCGAAATCTTTTGGTGATGGATCCCGAAGAAGATTCCTTAAGAACTCTCATTCAAAATTTTCCCAAAGGAAAAACTAAAACGCAAATCCTCCCCCTTGAAAGAAAACCCACGTATTTAGAAACAAACTTTCTTTTTTCCCAAGCAGCACTCAGCTGTCTTTATCCCGACCTAACTCCAAAACTAAATTCGATAACCTTCGAATCTGTAGCAAAACCTCGGGGCCGCATGGAAGTGTTAAAAAACTCTCCCAAAATTGTTTTTGATCCGGCCCATAACCCGGACGCCATCGCTATGACAACAGCAGAGTTTGCCAAAACACATCCTTCTTTTTCCTTGCTTCTCGGTAGCCTCCCCGACAAAGACCAAGAAGGGATACTTTCGCAATTGTTGGAACTTCCCCTCCAATCTCTGGTTTTATGGGAAGGAAGCGGTTTTGGAACCTTCCCAACCCTACCGGAATCACTTAAGTCGGTGACCCAGAGAATCCAGAGAGAAGAAGATTTATCTCCTCTATTTCAAGGCAGATTTCCGGTATTGGTGTTAGGAAGTTTTCGGCTCTATGGAATTGTGGCAAAATTAATACAAAATACAACAAACATGTAAAATTAAACTTTACAAATGAATCCTGAACGACATTGTTCTTTTAGGAAACATTGTTCAGAACCATGCAAACGCCAAAAGAACATACACGAAAAGAAATCTTACAAGCGGCTCGAGAGGAATTCATCCAACTCGGTTTTGAGAAAGCTAGTATGAGAACCATTGCCAAAAAGGCAAAGGTTTCCACGAGTAATATCTACAATTACTTTGAAAACAAAGAACACCTTCTAACAGAGATACTGCAGCCGGTACTTTCGGGAATGGAAAAAGCTTTTGCTTATGTATCTCATCCTGATTACTTTGAAAAAAGATTTAACGACAGTTATGAGGCATGGCAAGAGAGATTTCATATTGCTCTTGATTATGTGGATGCCAATCGTGATGATTTTATTTTACTTTTAACCAAATCCCAAGGTTCTCATTTAGAAGAATTTCCAGATACGGTTCTCACTCGTCTCACCAAAATCAATTTTGACCAGTATAGTAGTTTTAAAGAAAAAAATCCGAGTTACAAAGGGGAAGTGAGTGAGTTTGTTGTCCGCAATATTCTTTCTTTTTTTCTCAATATCTTTGTGCAGATGGTTCGCCAAGGAATTTCCAAACAGGATATGTTGGTGTATCAGGATAGTTTCCTTAAATTTTTGCACTTTGGGTACAAAGGATCGATTGCCTCTGATCTGAGTTGATTCAATCTGGTTTCCAAATGGGAACCAGATACAAAATCAAAATCTGTGGAATCAAAGACCTGGCCACATTGGAACTTTGTGTGGATCTCCAGGTCGATTTTGTTGGGCTCAACTTTTCTCCACGTTCTCCTCGTGCCATCACACCTCAAACTGCCGAGGAACTTCTCCGCATCAGACAAAAATCCGGATTCCCAAAACTTGTATTTTTATTTTTTGAAAACAATCTGACAGAAATCAAAACACTCACAGAACGTTTCCAACCGGACCTCATCCAACTCATCCGAGGAGACCAATTGATTTCGCCACAAATTTGGGATGAATTTACAGAAACAAAAAGGTTATTACCTGCCATCAGGATCCAAACCAAGGTCACAAGTGATGAAGACCTGGAACCAAAATCTAGTTTAGTGATTTTAGATAGTTATCAAAAAAATTTAGGTGGTGGGACAGGACATACTTTCCCTTGGGAATATATAACATCCGTAAAACGACCTTTTTTACTCGCTGGTGGGATCACTCCAGACAATGTTAAAACTGCATTAGAAACCGTTCATCCTTATGGGATCGATGTGGCCAGTGGAGTGGAAACCGACGGGAAAAAAGATCCTAATAAAATAAAAACTTTGGTACAAAATGTCCGAACACTATGAAGCATTGAACACTCCTGTCATGCGCCAGTACATGGAGGTGAAGGAACAACACCCGGATGGGATTGTATTCTTTCGTATGGGTGATTTTTATGAAATGTTTTTAGAAGATGCTAAAATTGCCGCACAGATTTTAGACATCACCCTCACCAAACGCCAAAACCAAATTCCGATGGCAGGGATCCCGTATCATGCCACGGAAAGTTATATATCAAGGTTGATCGCTGCGGGGAAAAAAGTAGTTGTTTGTGAACAAACAAAACCCGACGATCCCAAAGCCAAAATCATGTCGAGAGAAGTGGTTCGTATCATCACACCGGGAACTGTGGTGGAAGATAACCTTCTCGGCGGATACCAAAACAATTATTTATCCTTGTATTACCGGGAAAAAACTTCCGTTTACTTAGCGTTTGCTGACGTTTCCACTTCAGAACTTTTGTATTTCTTTTTTTCAGAAAAGGAAACAGAAAGAATTAACGATACGATCAAACGATTTTCTCCTAAAGAAATCATTTATACAGAAGAAGTTCCACCCTTAGCAAAAGAATCTAAAATCATTCTCTCGAAAATCCCCCTCGATTATCTTCCCAAAAAGAAAGGAGCTGGAATTGATACGGTTGTCCATGTACTCGACGCCTATCTTCAGTATAACTATCGCAAACAAAACTTTGTTTTTAAGTCCCCTAGACGAATTGATGAAAACGAATATCTGGTTTTGGACGAACAAACCGTTTCTCATTTAGAACTCGTTGAAAATCCAAATGATAAAAACCATACTTTGTTTGGGGTTTTAAATCGTTGTATCACTGCCACGGGAAAAAGGTATCTCAAACAGAGAATTTTATTTCCGACAAGAGATGAAAACAAAATCAAAGCCCATTGGGATAAAATAGAAATTCTTTCTTCCAATAAAAAAGAAAGACAAAAAATAAAAGATTTGTTAGGTAATTTGATTGATTTAGAAAGGGTCCTCACAAGGTTTCGCGTGGGGAAAGCTCTGCCTCGTGACTTTCGTGGTATCGAAAAAAGTTTAGAATCCACATCGAATATCAAATCGATTCTAGACGGAATTGGTTATGATTTTTCCAAACTTCCCAAAGAACTAAATGCCCTATCAAAACTGTTTATGGATACCCTTTATGACGGAGAACTTCCGGTATTTCTCGGCAACTCTCCGTTCTTAAAATCCGGGTTTAATCAAGAATATGATGATGCCATCCTTGCTCGCGAAAAAGGAAAAGATTGGATTTTGGAATTGGAAGAGAAGGAAAAAAAAGCTTCAAACATTTCCTCACTTAAGATTCGTTACAACAAAATCCTTGGCTACTTTATTGAAATCTCCAAAGCCCAAGCAAAAGAAGTTCCCAAACATTTTTTAAAAAAACAAACACTAGTTACCGGAGAAAGGTTCACTTCTCCCGAATTAGAAGAACTAGAACGAGCCATCCTCCAAGCAGATGAAATCATCGAAAGGATTGAAAAAGAAAAATTCGAAGAATTAGTTGCGCACTGTATTTCACTTTACGAGGAATTTTTAACTTTATCCAACGAAATTGCTTCTTTGGATTATCATCTTTCTCTCACAGAAACCAAAGAAGAATACCAATGGATTAGGCCTGAGATTCGTAACGATGGAATTTTAAACTATTCCGAATCTCGCCATCCCGTTGTAGAAACTTTTTTACCCATTGGCGAACGTTTTGTACCCAATAGTTTAGAGCTGAATCCGAGTGAAAACGCCATAGCTGTGTTAACTGGTCCCAATATGGCCGGTAAATCTACGTTTATGCGCCAAATTGCGATTAACCAAATCCTATTTCAAATGGGATCTTATGTTCCCGCTAAAAAAGCCTCCCTTGCTGTAGTGGATCGAATTTTTACTCGAATTGGTTCTGGTGACAACCTAACGAAGGGTGAATCTACTTTTTTTGTAGAGATGAAAGAGACAGCCACCATCTTAAATCAGTTTTCGGAGAATAGCCTCATCTTATTTGATGAAGTTGGTCGTGGGACTTCCACTTACGATGGTTTATCGATTGCTTGGGCCATTTTGGAATTTTTATCTGCCAAGTTTCCCAAACCAAAAACCATATTTGCGACCCACTACCATGAGTTGACAGAACTAGAAAAAGGAAATGGAATCTTTAATTTGTATTTGGATACCTTTGAAAAAGAAGGAGAGATCCTTTTTCTTAAAAAAGTCAAACGTGGAAAATCAAAACAATCCTTTGGAATCTATGTAGCAAAACTTGCAGGGATTCCAGAAATCGTTTCTGATCGTGCCAAAGAAATTCTTTCGGGACTTGAATCTAAAAAACGAGAAATTAAAATTAAAAACGAAGAACCGAGTTTGTTTGCGGGTCTCATGGATAACAATACTTCCAACATGTCACCTAACGAAGAAAAGGTCATAAAAAGATTAAAACAAATCGATCCCAATCAAATTCCACCTATGGAAGCGTTGACGATTTTGGATGAATTAAAAAGAATTCTCAAAGAGAAAAACTAAAGCGGATAGATCGGTAAAATCAATCCAGTTGGTGATTTGATCTTTTAACCCTTGTTTCGCGTGAATTCCAATTCCAATTCCTGCGGCAATGAGCATGAGGGCGTCGTTTGCCCCATCACCAACAGCAACAACCTGTTCTAAAGGAATTGATAGTTCTTTTGCATATTGTTTTAGATAAATTTCTTTTTTTTCTCGGTTGATGATCTCACCAAAAATTTCCCCTGTAAAGGTTCCATTTACTTCTTCCAATCCATTGGCTCTATAAAAATCCACGGGATATTTTTCGGAAAATAGTTTCAATACAGGAGTAAACCCACCACTGAGGATTCCGAGTTTTGATCCATTTGTTGGAACAAATTGAAATACTTTTTCCATTCCATCATTTAGTGTTAATAGATCATATACTTCGCGAAAACTTTCTTTGGAAAGACCTGCCAGGTGTTTGACTCGTAAGCGAAGTGCTTCGTCAAATCCCATTCCACCTTCCATCGCTTGTTTGGTGACAGTGGCCACGGCTTCATACACGCCGTGTTTTCTTGCCAACTCGTCAATAACCTCTTCTTTGATGACTGTGGAATCCATATCAAAAACAAAAAGAGACTCTTTATCTTTTGGTAACAACGTTTTAAGAAATAAAAAATCAATTTGGTGTTCGGCTAATTTCTTTCGAATCGTCAAAATTATTTCTCGATCGAACAAATCATTTACTAAGATTCGCACACAGTGTAATCCAAACTTCTCCGATCGAATTACATTTGGATTACTTGAATTTAATTGGGAAGCGGAACCACCAAACTTTAAATTGGTGAAAGTTTCAGAAAGAATAGAATCAGTGATGGGAGAACGAGAAATCAGTAGGAGTGAATGCATTTTTACTTTTGTAGATAGGGTCTTAGTTTTTTACCCCAGAGTTCATATCCTTTTTCATTAAAATGAAGACTATCCCCATTAGGGCGTATGAATTCATCACTTAGTGTAGGAGAATCGGTTTTACGCATTTTATCCCAAACTTCGATATATTCCACATTAGATGTAGTTCTTGCCACTTGGTTTAAAAACAAATTAAAAACAGGAACAATTTGGTTCAGTTCCTTCACTCGCGTTGGCGGCACAGCAATCAGAAATATCTTTGTGTTTCGATTCCGAGAGTGGATTTTATGAATGATAGCAAGGAGATTGTTTTGTACGAGACTAAGGCATTTACCTTGGATAAAATCATTTCCACCAATTTCAATGACTAGCTTTTCTGGACGAAGGACAAGGACATCTTCTTCAATGCGAGTAAGAAGAGTCTCTGTCATATCACCACCAATCCCACGATTGGTAACGGATTGGCCGGGAAATTCTTTGGCCATCAAGTCTGGTAAAAACAAATGAACCAAACTATCACCAGTAAAAACAATATCTGATTTTTTGATTTTTAAATTGTCTTCGGCATATAACAGCCGTGTGGGGAGCCAAGCTTTCTCTATATACTTTTTAAAGTTTGAGTCGTCTCGCCACCCAGGCTCTGCAAAACATTGAAAACTGGTATCGAAATAATCACGTTTTGAGGAAGATTTACAGTCGGCAACACTCAAAACAAGGGCAAAAGCCATGCCCCATCGGAGGAAGAATTTAATCCTGTTCTTGCGGTTCATTCATTCGGAAGCGCTTTTGCCAATCTTTGATTTGGGCCTGCGCATATTCTTCCGTGTCACAAATCCGAAATTCAATCGGGTTATTTGTGGTTGTCTCGATGAGTTTGGCTTCGATATACCCGTTCTTTAACTTGGTTGTCTCAATGCGATATCTCATCTGAATAGCTCCAAAAACCAGGATTTAATTACCACGTATCTTTGCAATCTCTTCTAAAGTTTCATCTTCCTTGTATTTTCCAAAGAGGAAGATGGCGAGTAGACAGAATGCTGAGGCAAGAGGACCGGTCAAACGAACACCAAGCTCCCCTCCCGCTTCTACTTCTTCGACTTTACAAATGGTAGATTCCATACTTATTTTTGCCTCTCCTTCTGAATTTTTTTTCAATTCTAATTTAGGATCTGCTACAGAAGGCGCAAGAATCCCTGTTACATTTGGTGTCACATTTTTCTTTGTTTCACGATCCAGTCCTAAAAGGATGACGGAACTAAAAATAAGAACCGCTAGCGTTTGTCCCAACTTTTGCATAAAAGTTCTTCCCGCATAAAACAAACCTTCACGTTTTGAACCAGTTTTTAACGAATCAAGTTCAGCAATATCGGCAAGGATGGCATTCGGTAAGATTCCAAGAATCGCGATGGGAACGGCTGCAATGGCAACAATCAAATAACCTTGGATATGTGGTGATAATGGCAATGAATTTTTCCCAACAAAATATATAGAAAGAAAGAGGATTAGAAAAATATAAAATCCAGCGAGTACGGTTTTTTTCTTTCCGATCCTTCTTGCGATCCAGTTGACCACAGGATAAAAAGCAAACGAAACCAGTAACATCACAGTGAGAAGTTGTGTGACAAATTCTCGTTCCAATTCCAAAAGTACGGTTACATAATAAGAGATTCCTGTGGTGAGAATGGTAAGAGCTAAAAAATAACAGAGATCGGACAAAGCGAAGTATAGAAAATTCTTATTTTTGAATGTAAGAAAAAGCGCTTCTTTGAAAGGAACACTAGAAGCTTCTGATTCACAATAGGTTTTTTCATGAATCGAAAATACAGGAAAATACATACAGATCGCCGCAAACATACAAAGGATTCCCAAAGCATACTGACGAGATACCAAGGTTTGAACGGCACTATCAGCATCAAAAACAAAAGAGGATTTTAAAACACCTGCTATCATGGGCTCGGTGGATGCCACAATGATCCCCAATGCGTATGTCACAGAAATATAGGTAGAAAGATTCAACCTCTCTTCCGGAGTATGGCCAAGCTCTGGAATGAGAGCAAAGAAAGGTGTGACATACACTGTTAAAAATAAATAAAATAACAACATACATCCGGTCATCCAAACCAAGTTGGTAGAAGAGATAAAGTTGTGTGGAGGTACAAAAATGAGCCAACAAAAGACGGCTGAAGGCACTCCACCTAGAAAAAGAAAGGGAATCCGACGTCCAAATCGGGAACTAAACCGGTCTGAGGAATTAGCAATGATAGGATCGGTAAAAGCATCCCACAAACGACCAACTGCTGCGACAACTCCAATGGTGGATAGCCCCCAGAAGGCCAACTTTTCTATTAGATCAGGGAAACATTCCTGTCCTGGTTTCGGTGCGGGGGGAAGATAAAAATAAACTTGGTGAAGACCAATGATATTGATGAGAGTGGACCAACCCAATTGGCCGATCGCATAACTCATCTGTTTTCGAAATGGTAAAGAAGGTTTTCGCATATTTTTCACTTGAGGCAGTAAAGTAGGAGCATACTACCGCCAAAAGTAAAAAAGGCAAACTACTTTTTATGTTTATAGAGTTCTGGAAAATTTTTCTCGTCGTAAAGGAACTGTGACTCGTATTCTTCCCATCCTTCTGGTACCCCTTCTGTAAATTCAGGAACCATAGAACAATCACGAATTAAGTTCATCGTTTGGGCCATTTCACTGCCTTTTACATTTAAGTATCCTTCAGCAAACAATGAGTTGGCTACAAAAAGAGCCATGGATTGTAAAGAACCTAAATGACCTTCTCTTCCCGCACCAATTCGAATTTCTGAATCTGGATTGACCAATCGAAACATAGACAATACACGAATACAAAATTCTGGAGTAAGTGATGACTTCTGGATGGCATGGCCTTTGATAGGAATAAAGAAATTAACAGGGATAGATATCACACCAAGTCGTTTGAGTTCAAAAGCAACTTGTACCAAATCTTTGAGTTCTTCTCCCATACCCACAATGATCCCCGAACAAAGCCCGATGTCAGCTTCTCTTGCCGCCTCAAGTGTTGTTAGTCGGTCTTTAAAGGTATGAGTGGAACAGATTTCATTGTATTTGGATTCGGATGTGTTGAGATTATGATTGTATCGGTCAAGGCCCGCATCTTTTAAGGTCCGAGCTTTTTTTGCATCCAAGATCCCTGCTGACAAACACACCTTCATTCCCAGTTCCCCATTGATTTTGGAGATAGTCTCAGCAAGTTTATCAACAGCCTTATCTGTTGGTCCACGGCCAGAAGTTACCATACAAAAGCGGTAAGCTCCATTTTCTTTGGCACGTTTGGCATCTTCCCAAATTTCTTCAGGAGACTTGAGTGAATACTCTTGAATTCCTGAATCTCCACCCTTTCTTTGGGCGCAGTATCCGCAGTCCTCAGGGCAATAACCATTTTTGATATTATCTAATATATGAATGCGAACACGATTGGTGTAATAACGATTTCTTTCTTCGGCGGCACGAGCGACAACCGAAAGCAAAGGAACTTTTCCTTCTAGGATTTCAAGGGCTTCCATTTCCGTAATTAAGGAAGGTGTGGTGGAAACAGTTTTTTCTTGGATTTC
Protein-coding regions in this window:
- a CDS encoding Mur ligase family protein, producing MLFLDFLHSLQNIEKTRNFNVFKNYSLDGLSELFLYVQSKHKLKKPIRISVVGTNGKGSTSHYLASLLSILGYKTGLYTSPHLLTPLERFQIFVDGKPQVPKEEVVNSFFKNTILPDLEKFKSLSYFEFLTIFSYLYFAKENTDFEIWEAGLGGRLDATKLLYADHVILTKIGLDHSEILGNTKEKICLEKLGILTDTCRNLLVMDPEEDSLRTLIQNFPKGKTKTQILPLERKPTYLETNFLFSQAALSCLYPDLTPKLNSITFESVAKPRGRMEVLKNSPKIVFDPAHNPDAIAMTTAEFAKTHPSFSLLLGSLPDKDQEGILSQLLELPLQSLVLWEGSGFGTFPTLPESLKSVTQRIQREEDLSPLFQGRFPVLVLGSFRLYGIVAKLIQNTTNM
- a CDS encoding TetR/AcrR family transcriptional regulator translates to MQTPKEHTRKEILQAAREEFIQLGFEKASMRTIAKKAKVSTSNIYNYFENKEHLLTEILQPVLSGMEKAFAYVSHPDYFEKRFNDSYEAWQERFHIALDYVDANRDDFILLLTKSQGSHLEEFPDTVLTRLTKINFDQYSSFKEKNPSYKGEVSEFVVRNILSFFLNIFVQMVRQGISKQDMLVYQDSFLKFLHFGYKGSIASDLS
- a CDS encoding phosphoribosylanthranilate isomerase, whose protein sequence is MGTRYKIKICGIKDLATLELCVDLQVDFVGLNFSPRSPRAITPQTAEELLRIRQKSGFPKLVFLFFENNLTEIKTLTERFQPDLIQLIRGDQLISPQIWDEFTETKRLLPAIRIQTKVTSDEDLEPKSSLVILDSYQKNLGGGTGHTFPWEYITSVKRPFLLAGGITPDNVKTALETVHPYGIDVASGVETDGKKDPNKIKTLVQNVRTL
- the mutS gene encoding DNA mismatch repair protein MutS; its protein translation is MSEHYEALNTPVMRQYMEVKEQHPDGIVFFRMGDFYEMFLEDAKIAAQILDITLTKRQNQIPMAGIPYHATESYISRLIAAGKKVVVCEQTKPDDPKAKIMSREVVRIITPGTVVEDNLLGGYQNNYLSLYYREKTSVYLAFADVSTSELLYFFFSEKETERINDTIKRFSPKEIIYTEEVPPLAKESKIILSKIPLDYLPKKKGAGIDTVVHVLDAYLQYNYRKQNFVFKSPRRIDENEYLVLDEQTVSHLELVENPNDKNHTLFGVLNRCITATGKRYLKQRILFPTRDENKIKAHWDKIEILSSNKKERQKIKDLLGNLIDLERVLTRFRVGKALPRDFRGIEKSLESTSNIKSILDGIGYDFSKLPKELNALSKLFMDTLYDGELPVFLGNSPFLKSGFNQEYDDAILAREKGKDWILELEEKEKKASNISSLKIRYNKILGYFIEISKAQAKEVPKHFLKKQTLVTGERFTSPELEELERAILQADEIIERIEKEKFEELVAHCISLYEEFLTLSNEIASLDYHLSLTETKEEYQWIRPEIRNDGILNYSESRHPVVETFLPIGERFVPNSLELNPSENAIAVLTGPNMAGKSTFMRQIAINQILFQMGSYVPAKKASLAVVDRIFTRIGSGDNLTKGESTFFVEMKETATILNQFSENSLILFDEVGRGTSTYDGLSIAWAILEFLSAKFPKPKTIFATHYHELTELEKGNGIFNLYLDTFEKEGEILFLKKVKRGKSKQSFGIYVAKLAGIPEIVSDRAKEILSGLESKKREIKIKNEEPSLFAGLMDNNTSNMSPNEEKVIKRLKQIDPNQIPPMEALTILDELKRILKEKN
- the serB gene encoding phosphoserine phosphatase SerB, coding for MHSLLLISRSPITDSILSETFTNLKFGGSASQLNSSNPNVIRSEKFGLHCVRILVNDLFDREIILTIRKKLAEHQIDFLFLKTLLPKDKESLFVFDMDSTVIKEEVIDELARKHGVYEAVATVTKQAMEGGMGFDEALRLRVKHLAGLSKESFREVYDLLTLNDGMEKVFQFVPTNGSKLGILSGGFTPVLKLFSEKYPVDFYRANGLEEVNGTFTGEIFGEIINREKKEIYLKQYAKELSIPLEQVVAVGDGANDALMLIAAGIGIGIHAKQGLKDQITNWIDFTDLSALVFLFENSF
- a CDS encoding SGNH/GDSL hydrolase family protein, whose translation is MAFALVLSVADCKSSSKRDYFDTSFQCFAEPGWRDDSNFKKYIEKAWLPTRLLYAEDNLKIKKSDIVFTGDSLVHLFLPDLMAKEFPGQSVTNRGIGGDMTETLLTRIEEDVLVLRPEKLVIEIGGNDFIQGKCLSLVQNNLLAIIHKIHSRNRNTKIFLIAVPPTRVKELNQIVPVFNLFLNQVARTTSNVEYIEVWDKMRKTDSPTLSDEFIRPNGDSLHFNEKGYELWGKKLRPYLQK
- a CDS encoding MFS transporter, which produces MSYAIGQLGWSTLINIIGLHQVYFYLPPAPKPGQECFPDLIEKLAFWGLSTIGVVAAVGRLWDAFTDPIIANSSDRFSSRFGRRIPFLFLGGVPSAVFCWLIFVPPHNFISSTNLVWMTGCMLLFYLFLTVYVTPFFALIPELGHTPEERLNLSTYISVTYALGIIVASTEPMIAGVLKSSFVFDADSAVQTLVSRQYALGILCMFAAICMYFPVFSIHEKTYCESEASSVPFKEALFLTFKNKNFLYFALSDLCYFLALTILTTGISYYVTVLLELEREFVTQLLTVMLLVSFAFYPVVNWIARRIGKKKTVLAGFYIFLILFLSIYFVGKNSLPLSPHIQGYLIVAIAAVPIAILGILPNAILADIAELDSLKTGSKREGLFYAGRTFMQKLGQTLAVLIFSSVILLGLDRETKKNVTPNVTGILAPSVADPKLELKKNSEGEAKISMESTICKVEEVEAGGELGVRLTGPLASAFCLLAIFLFGKYKEDETLEEIAKIRGN
- the bioB gene encoding biotin synthase BioB, translating into MIAEIQEKTVSTTPSLITEMEALEILEGKVPLLSVVARAAEERNRYYTNRVRIHILDNIKNGYCPEDCGYCAQRKGGDSGIQEYSLKSPEEIWEDAKRAKENGAYRFCMVTSGRGPTDKAVDKLAETISKINGELGMKVCLSAGILDAKKARTLKDAGLDRYNHNLNTSESKYNEICSTHTFKDRLTTLEAAREADIGLCSGIIVGMGEELKDLVQVAFELKRLGVISIPVNFFIPIKGHAIQKSSLTPEFCIRVLSMFRLVNPDSEIRIGAGREGHLGSLQSMALFVANSLFAEGYLNVKGSEMAQTMNLIRDCSMVPEFTEGVPEGWEEYESQFLYDEKNFPELYKHKK